Proteins from a genomic interval of Flammeovirgaceae bacterium SG7u.111:
- a CDS encoding GDSL-type esterase/lipase family protein, with protein MKTFFLLGSLLFAFHLVLAQDDPDPLRFSSEIAVFDSLDAANMPPKGCVLFIGSSSIRMWKSAEKTFKKYQVINRGFGGSQASDANFFYDRLVKMYSPSKILYYEGDNDLAVGKSPERVLKDFKVFVGKVEKDLPSAIIYFLSIKPSPSRWELADAMQTTNKMVIDYCQEKENLEFVDVFEPMLGKDGRPIPKLFTSDSLHMTPKGYKIWKKEVKPFLESR; from the coding sequence ATGAAGACCTTTTTTTTGCTTGGCAGCTTACTTTTTGCCTTCCACCTAGTGTTAGCACAGGACGACCCCGATCCACTCCGCTTCTCATCCGAAATAGCTGTTTTCGATTCGCTCGACGCTGCCAACATGCCACCAAAAGGTTGCGTGCTGTTCATTGGGAGTTCTTCTATAAGGATGTGGAAAAGTGCTGAAAAGACCTTTAAAAAGTATCAGGTGATAAACCGTGGATTTGGTGGCTCGCAAGCCAGTGATGCTAATTTCTTTTACGATAGACTGGTAAAAATGTACAGCCCTTCCAAAATTTTATACTACGAAGGCGATAACGACTTGGCTGTAGGAAAATCACCCGAGCGAGTGCTGAAGGACTTTAAGGTTTTTGTGGGAAAAGTAGAAAAAGACCTTCCCTCTGCCATTATTTATTTTTTATCCATCAAGCCAAGTCCTTCACGTTGGGAACTAGCTGATGCCATGCAAACCACCAACAAAATGGTAATTGACTATTGCCAAGAAAAAGAAAACCTTGAGTTTGTCGATGTCTTTGAGCCTATGCTAGGAAAAGACGGTCGCCCCATCCCTAAACTCTTCACCTCGGATAGTTTGCACATGACCCCAAAGGGGTATAAGATCTGGAAAAAAGAAGTGAAGCCTTTTTTGGAGAGCCGATAA
- a CDS encoding IS5 family transposase, with the protein METGYTRLTSRQWQYIKEYLPVERKRKYDLRDVVDSILYCMRSGQQWRSLSGEGRPPWNVVYYYFRKWQGDNTLFRLNAALNQLERKRKGKKATPSMLSIDSQSVKCAPFIGQDTGLDGNKKVNGRKRHVITDTLGLVWGVVATGANEHDGTIGQRVVEPLLGYLHRMEKILADQAYKKKFTGWVEDNIRGVEVEISSCPPTPRGFVPIKWRWVTERTFGTFNFFRRLSKDYEKTTKSQEAWVLWQNCQIILNRIKKMPI; encoded by the coding sequence ATGGAAACAGGATATACCCGCTTGACCTCCCGGCAATGGCAATATATAAAAGAATATCTTCCCGTGGAAAGGAAACGCAAATATGACCTCAGGGACGTGGTGGACTCGATCTTGTACTGCATGCGCAGCGGACAGCAGTGGCGCAGCCTCTCGGGCGAGGGACGCCCTCCTTGGAATGTGGTATACTATTATTTCCGCAAGTGGCAGGGGGACAACACGCTTTTTCGGCTGAACGCGGCACTCAACCAACTAGAGCGCAAGAGGAAGGGCAAGAAGGCGACCCCGAGCATGCTTTCCATTGATAGCCAGTCGGTAAAGTGCGCGCCTTTTATCGGGCAGGACACGGGGCTGGACGGCAACAAGAAGGTGAACGGGAGAAAAAGGCACGTCATCACCGATACGCTCGGGCTGGTATGGGGAGTGGTCGCCACTGGCGCCAACGAGCATGACGGCACGATAGGGCAACGGGTGGTGGAGCCCCTCTTGGGCTACCTGCACAGGATGGAAAAGATCCTGGCAGACCAGGCCTATAAAAAGAAGTTCACCGGATGGGTAGAGGACAACATAAGGGGCGTAGAGGTCGAGATATCCTCTTGTCCCCCAACCCCCAGGGGCTTTGTGCCCATCAAGTGGAGATGGGTCACCGAGAGGACATTCGGCACGTTCAATTTCTTCCGGAGGCTGTCCAAAGACTATGAAAAAACTACCAAAAGCCAAGAAGCTTGGGTTTTATGGCAAAACTGCCAAATAATACTTAATAGGATCAAAAAAATGCCTATTTAA
- a CDS encoding DUF3784 domain-containing protein, with translation MIYVLTGITILFVAIGFILTEKNAKNLLSGYNTMSKEEKEQFNLLSYISFFRNFHYFLGFTNLFFGLLCYYLVGEKETGIFIGVYPVLAYIYFIWNSRSFTKKKNHSNVGIVVLVAALVFVIGVFAWGMQENQMFIEEASIKIEGSYGEKITSPQIAAITLGASLPVLARKTNGFALGGIKKGYFKTKEGELVKLVVNSEECPTILIETKEGKKIYFSDEKTVIEQLTKQLQEKYSGVLN, from the coding sequence ATGATTTACGTGCTTACAGGTATCACTATATTGTTTGTTGCAATAGGTTTTATTTTGACCGAAAAAAATGCAAAAAATCTCCTTTCTGGTTATAATACGATGAGCAAGGAAGAAAAGGAACAGTTCAATCTGCTCTCCTATATTTCCTTTTTCAGAAACTTCCATTACTTTTTGGGGTTTACCAATTTGTTTTTTGGCTTGTTGTGTTACTACTTAGTTGGAGAAAAGGAGACTGGAATTTTTATAGGGGTTTACCCAGTTTTAGCTTATATATACTTCATTTGGAACAGTCGAAGTTTTACGAAAAAGAAAAATCACAGCAACGTCGGTATTGTTGTGCTGGTGGCTGCACTCGTTTTTGTAATTGGAGTTTTTGCTTGGGGAATGCAGGAAAACCAAATGTTTATAGAAGAAGCTTCCATCAAAATCGAAGGGAGCTACGGGGAAAAAATAACCTCTCCACAGATAGCCGCTATTACGCTTGGGGCATCGCTTCCCGTTCTTGCCCGCAAAACGAATGGCTTTGCTTTGGGAGGGATCAAAAAAGGCTACTTCAAAACAAAAGAGGGTGAACTAGTGAAGTTAGTGGTGAATTCGGAAGAGTGTCCAACTATTTTGATTGAGACCAAAGAAGGTAAAAAGATTTATTTTTCAGATGAAAAAACCGTCATTGAGCAACTTACCAAACAGCTTCAAGAAAAATATTCAGGAGTTCTTAATTGA
- a CDS encoding PorP/SprF family type IX secretion system membrane protein produces MKNKLIIRFLPSYFAGLMLLAFPAQAQEPNFSLYHYTPFFTNPGEIGAVEDTRVMLNYRNQQLDLDENITSSSVSAYYPIYIGHNRLVTAINFLNDKNSEFLSSNGGMLGLSYSLKTTKNSELAMGLQAGFFQRKTGGEFTTDEQFVNGFFDPNAISTDAVLNQSVGYPVISGGLFYKVKDDLGLEKAFIGASIFNVNGPNTSLMGDLKDNLPMTIKSTAGYRVYRGASFSVLPTARLVYQAGNSFLNVGSRFAYELSQSGENAKKIELGIWYNTNDYGVFSLAYEQPRFTLALSYDKTIGTELGSAQKGVFELAISFRLQKKEKPAFVGKTVQNVVEPEEEVVAEETGDAAETVEEPAAPEQKEEEVEEETEEAAKEVFTEVEKQTIAQPVGFEFNTYDLDQDSKAFLDKVAKILKEKETEDYQIELRGYTCDQGTERVNTFLSLNRAEVVKEYLGGKGVNTENIKTFGMGEQDPVGDNGTVEGRRKNRRVEFRLVY; encoded by the coding sequence ATGAAAAATAAATTAATAATACGGTTTCTTCCGAGCTATTTTGCAGGCCTTATGCTCTTGGCTTTCCCAGCCCAGGCGCAAGAGCCAAATTTTAGCCTGTACCACTACACGCCCTTTTTCACCAACCCAGGTGAGATCGGTGCGGTAGAGGATACGAGGGTGATGCTCAATTACCGAAACCAACAATTGGACTTGGACGAGAACATCACATCGTCTTCGGTCTCTGCCTATTACCCGATCTATATTGGGCATAACAGGTTGGTGACGGCAATCAATTTTCTAAACGATAAAAACTCAGAATTCCTCTCTTCGAATGGAGGGATGCTGGGGCTGTCATATAGCCTAAAGACTACCAAAAACTCAGAACTGGCTATGGGACTCCAAGCAGGATTTTTCCAACGGAAAACTGGAGGGGAATTTACCACCGACGAACAGTTTGTCAACGGTTTTTTTGACCCGAACGCCATTTCGACCGATGCCGTTTTGAACCAATCGGTAGGATATCCCGTGATCAGCGGAGGATTGTTCTACAAGGTAAAGGACGATTTGGGCTTGGAAAAAGCGTTCATCGGCGCGTCCATCTTCAATGTGAACGGACCGAATACCTCGCTGATGGGCGACCTGAAAGACAACTTGCCCATGACTATTAAGTCGACGGCAGGGTACAGGGTGTACAGGGGGGCAAGTTTTTCGGTGCTACCAACTGCCAGGCTTGTTTACCAAGCAGGGAACAGCTTCTTGAACGTGGGCTCTAGGTTTGCCTACGAGCTTTCCCAAAGCGGGGAAAATGCCAAGAAAATAGAGCTGGGCATTTGGTACAACACCAACGACTATGGAGTGTTCTCTTTGGCTTACGAACAGCCTCGTTTCACTTTGGCGCTCAGCTATGACAAAACGATAGGCACGGAGTTGGGAAGTGCACAAAAGGGTGTGTTCGAGTTGGCCATTTCCTTTAGGTTGCAAAAGAAGGAAAAACCTGCTTTTGTTGGCAAGACCGTGCAAAATGTAGTAGAGCCCGAAGAGGAGGTAGTAGCAGAGGAAACCGGTGATGCGGCAGAAACCGTGGAAGAACCTGCCGCGCCAGAGCAAAAGGAAGAAGAAGTGGAAGAGGAAACCGAAGAAGCTGCTAAAGAGGTTTTCACCGAAGTGGAAAAGCAGACGATAGCGCAGCCAGTCGGGTTCGAGTTCAATACCTACGACCTTGACCAAGACTCAAAAGCTTTCCTAGACAAGGTAGCCAAGATACTGAAAGAAAAAGAAACAGAAGATTACCAGATAGAGCTTAGGGGCTACACCTGCGACCAAGGCACGGAAAGGGTGAATACCTTTTTGTCTTTGAACAGGGCTGAAGTCGTGAAAGAATACTTGGGTGGAAAAGGGGTAAATACCGAAAATATCAAAACATTTGGTATGGGCGAGCAAGATCCTGTGGGAGACAACGGCACGGTTGAGGGACGCCGGAAAAACCGCAGGGTGGAATTCAGATTGGTGTATTAA
- a CDS encoding gliding motility-associated C-terminal domain-containing protein: protein MKKTYFLLISLLAFSSLFAQETPYSFVENKGQWADSHHYRADIPGGYLFLNGASLSYAFYDAEAVNHMHHGGHDDHDHAVAHKSAPIEEREDKIKAHAFHVRFKNANQTTSFSTSGAQHIKRNYFLGKDQRKWASEVPSFAEVTYEELYPSIDLRFYQNELDLKYEFIVGAGTDPSTIQMEYDGVVQIKLFNEHLYIQTSINTLIEQKPYSYQEINGKKVEVASRFVVEGTTVQFEFPNGYDPAFELVIDPVLMFSTFSGSVSDNWGNTATFDTAGNLYNGGIVFGTDFPVSTGAYDVNFNGEIDVVIQQFDSTGSFVNYATYLGGVEAEIPSSLIVNEFNELVILGSTSSVDFPTTDNAFDSLFNWGSSRTSIIGGISYRFGSDLFVAVLDASGSKLLGSTFVGGSSNEGINDASRSNLTRNYGDEFRGDVITDKQGNIYFASNTQSEDFPVTEGAFQTTNTTSQAAVVVKLNRDVSKLEWSTFLGGDFVDAAYSIKLKENGQVVVAGGTASSNFPTTENAFIKDKNGIGTDGFVSILTPEGDSLITSTFIGTESYDQVFFIDLDAEENVSLFGQTQGDYLVTAGVYSNNNSGQFIHKLTPLLDSTIFSTVVGSGSGSPNICPTAFMVSECSNIYITGWGGTVNDPNGQNSNYIGGTTNNMPLTENAFQSTTDGSDFYLMVLSPDASELLYGTYLGGPNQGGEHVDGGTCRFDKRGIVYHSVCSCQDSGYPTTPGAYATENRSTDGFSTRCNNAAFKFDLSVIEASFETSDPNICTDAIITFTNTSKGGKEYTWEINGEVVSNTSTAFDWVFDEPGNFSVTLTVFDPATCIKVNASANVFVVSPQNFSAGEDKVICEGESVQLTAGGGISYDWLPLTNISDPTSPNPVVTPNKTTEYTVKITNEFGCVADSIIKVTVYPEVQARFQADIMETCDTLQQLRISNLTTGATDWKWQLGDGRVFEGEGPGDIVYDKAGTYQIILEASNPSCYEADTVEVEIADVPSSHFYKNITISPDLTLCDGENIELNASGGAAYFWTPQAGLSNQTIPNPIANPTSTTEYQLRVYNEKGCFYDTSLIITVIPPIEVDFSYSRSGKCAQIPSVELINNTLNDVKYTWLMGNGEVIENEEDFFTYNYPDTGSYTITLVAEVEGCAYSSQQQVLIENVIPPNAFSPNGDGLNDTFEIPSQEAGWTLQVYTRWGDQVFASDNYQNDFGGEDLTESTYLYVLTSPIGVECRGWIKVIR, encoded by the coding sequence ATGAAAAAAACATACTTCTTACTTATTTCACTTTTGGCTTTTTCAAGCCTTTTTGCACAAGAAACCCCTTATAGTTTTGTAGAAAACAAAGGTCAATGGGCTGACTCACATCATTACCGAGCAGATATTCCCGGAGGTTACCTTTTTCTCAACGGAGCTTCCCTATCTTATGCTTTTTACGATGCCGAGGCGGTAAACCACATGCACCATGGCGGGCACGACGACCATGACCATGCTGTAGCACACAAATCAGCTCCCATAGAGGAAAGAGAAGACAAAATAAAAGCCCATGCTTTTCATGTTCGCTTTAAAAATGCGAACCAAACAACGAGCTTCAGCACTAGCGGAGCCCAGCATATAAAAAGGAATTATTTCTTGGGAAAAGACCAGAGGAAATGGGCTTCGGAAGTGCCCTCTTTTGCCGAAGTAACCTATGAAGAATTATATCCATCCATCGACTTAAGGTTTTACCAAAACGAGCTGGATTTGAAATACGAGTTTATAGTAGGGGCTGGTACCGACCCTTCCACTATCCAAATGGAATATGACGGAGTGGTGCAAATCAAGCTTTTCAACGAACATTTGTACATCCAAACCTCTATTAATACACTCATTGAGCAAAAGCCATATAGCTACCAAGAAATAAATGGTAAAAAAGTTGAAGTCGCATCACGGTTTGTGGTAGAGGGAACTACGGTTCAATTCGAATTCCCAAATGGCTACGACCCTGCCTTTGAGCTGGTAATAGACCCTGTTTTAATGTTTTCCACCTTTTCGGGCTCAGTTTCCGACAACTGGGGCAACACCGCTACTTTCGATACCGCTGGCAATCTTTATAATGGGGGAATTGTGTTTGGGACAGACTTCCCTGTTTCTACCGGAGCTTACGATGTGAATTTTAACGGAGAGATAGATGTCGTTATACAGCAATTTGACAGTACGGGAAGTTTTGTAAACTATGCTACTTATCTAGGTGGAGTGGAAGCCGAAATCCCTTCAAGCCTGATAGTGAACGAGTTCAACGAGTTAGTCATTTTAGGCTCGACTAGTTCAGTAGATTTCCCCACAACTGACAATGCATTTGACAGTTTGTTCAACTGGGGATCAAGTAGAACAAGTATAATCGGAGGGATTAGTTATAGGTTTGGAAGCGACTTATTTGTTGCTGTGCTGGATGCCAGTGGAAGTAAATTACTTGGCAGTACTTTCGTGGGGGGCAGCAGCAATGAGGGCATAAACGATGCTTCACGAAGCAATTTGACCCGCAACTATGGGGACGAGTTTAGGGGAGATGTGATCACAGATAAGCAGGGAAATATCTACTTTGCCAGTAATACACAGTCAGAAGATTTCCCTGTAACAGAAGGGGCATTTCAAACCACCAACACTACAAGTCAAGCCGCTGTAGTAGTGAAGCTTAACAGGGATGTAAGTAAATTGGAATGGAGCACATTTTTGGGTGGAGATTTTGTAGACGCTGCTTATTCTATCAAGCTCAAAGAAAATGGACAGGTAGTAGTAGCCGGTGGAACGGCAAGCAGTAATTTCCCTACCACCGAAAATGCCTTTATAAAAGATAAAAATGGCATAGGAACTGATGGATTCGTCAGTATCCTAACTCCCGAAGGAGATTCGCTCATCACTTCTACATTTATTGGCACTGAATCTTATGACCAAGTATTTTTTATCGATTTGGATGCTGAGGAAAATGTGAGTCTTTTTGGACAAACCCAAGGTGATTATCTGGTAACTGCCGGAGTTTATTCGAACAACAACAGCGGTCAGTTTATCCATAAACTCACTCCCCTTCTCGACAGCACCATTTTTTCTACCGTTGTAGGCTCAGGCTCGGGCAGCCCCAATATTTGCCCCACAGCTTTTATGGTGAGTGAATGTTCCAACATTTACATCACTGGCTGGGGCGGCACAGTGAATGACCCAAATGGGCAAAACAGCAATTATATTGGTGGAACTACCAACAATATGCCGCTTACTGAAAATGCCTTCCAAAGCACAACAGATGGCTCAGATTTTTACCTCATGGTACTTTCACCAGATGCCTCCGAATTGCTTTATGGCACGTACTTGGGCGGACCCAACCAAGGCGGGGAACATGTAGATGGTGGAACTTGCCGCTTCGATAAACGGGGAATAGTCTACCACTCGGTTTGCTCTTGCCAAGACAGCGGTTATCCAACTACTCCGGGAGCTTATGCAACGGAAAACCGCTCAACTGATGGGTTTTCCACTCGCTGCAACAACGCCGCTTTTAAGTTTGATTTATCCGTTATTGAAGCTTCATTCGAAACTTCAGACCCAAATATCTGTACCGATGCCATCATTACTTTTACCAACACCAGCAAGGGCGGAAAAGAATATACTTGGGAAATAAATGGTGAAGTGGTTTCCAACACAAGCACTGCTTTTGATTGGGTATTTGATGAACCGGGAAATTTTTCGGTTACACTTACCGTATTCGATCCTGCCACGTGTATAAAAGTAAATGCTTCGGCAAATGTGTTTGTGGTAAGCCCCCAGAACTTTTCTGCTGGAGAAGATAAGGTTATTTGCGAAGGAGAAAGCGTCCAGCTCACAGCAGGAGGTGGCATCAGTTACGATTGGCTTCCTCTCACAAACATTTCTGACCCTACAAGCCCCAACCCAGTGGTTACTCCAAATAAAACTACAGAATATACCGTAAAAATCACCAACGAATTTGGGTGTGTAGCTGATAGCATTATCAAAGTAACCGTCTATCCTGAGGTGCAGGCACGGTTTCAAGCCGACATTATGGAAACTTGCGATACCTTACAGCAGTTGAGAATAAGCAACTTGACCACCGGAGCCACCGATTGGAAATGGCAACTAGGAGATGGACGAGTATTTGAAGGAGAAGGCCCCGGAGATATCGTGTATGACAAGGCCGGTACGTACCAGATCATCTTAGAAGCAAGCAACCCTTCTTGCTATGAAGCTGATACAGTAGAAGTGGAAATAGCAGACGTTCCCTCCTCTCATTTTTATAAAAACATCACCATTTCTCCCGATCTTACCCTATGCGATGGTGAAAACATAGAGCTAAACGCTTCGGGCGGAGCTGCCTATTTTTGGACTCCACAAGCAGGGCTAAGCAACCAAACTATTCCGAACCCCATTGCCAACCCAACAAGCACTACCGAATACCAACTCAGGGTGTACAATGAAAAAGGCTGCTTTTACGACACCAGCTTGATCATAACGGTTATCCCTCCCATAGAAGTAGACTTTTCTTATTCTCGGTCTGGAAAATGTGCACAAATCCCCTCAGTAGAACTAATAAATAACACACTTAACGATGTTAAATACACTTGGCTAATGGGCAATGGAGAGGTGATTGAAAACGAAGAGGACTTCTTCACTTATAACTATCCCGACACTGGTTCTTACACCATCACGTTGGTAGCCGAGGTGGAAGGCTGTGCCTACTCTTCTCAGCAACAGGTATTAATTGAAAATGTAATCCCGCCCAATGCTTTCTCACCCAATGGAGATGGGCTGAACGATACTTTTGAGATCCCTAGCCAAGAGGCGGGCTGGACGCTTCAAGTATATACCCGTTGGGGCGACCAAGTCTTTGCCAGCGACAATTATCAGAATGACTTTGGAGGAGAAGACCTAACCGAATCTACGTACTTGTATGTACTCACCTCGCCCATTGGAGTTGAGTGCCGAGGGTGGATAAAAGTGATTCGATGA
- a CDS encoding OsmC family peroxiredoxin — MSTRTAKSVWNGTLKEGSGKMTFSNYSGPFTFVSRFEEGDGTNPEELVGAAQSGCYSMFLSALISGEGLNPKSIETIASVTLGKDDTGPCITNIKLACTVECEGLSQEKFTELAEAAKVKCPISRLYEGGTATIELDAKLVG, encoded by the coding sequence ATGAGTACCAGAACCGCAAAATCTGTTTGGAATGGCACCTTGAAAGAGGGCAGTGGAAAAATGACTTTCAGCAATTATAGCGGACCATTCACCTTTGTTTCCCGCTTTGAAGAAGGCGATGGAACCAACCCTGAAGAACTTGTTGGCGCAGCACAATCAGGATGTTATTCTATGTTCCTTTCAGCGCTTATTAGCGGAGAAGGCTTGAACCCCAAAAGCATAGAAACCATAGCTTCCGTTACCTTGGGAAAAGACGACACAGGTCCTTGTATTACCAACATCAAATTAGCCTGCACGGTAGAATGCGAAGGGTTATCTCAAGAAAAATTTACTGAACTTGCAGAAGCGGCAAAAGTAAAATGCCCCATTTCAAGGCTTTATGAAGGTGGTACAGCTACCATTGAGCTTGATGCCAAGTTAGTCGGTTAA
- a CDS encoding hybrid sensor histidine kinase/response regulator — protein sequence MGTSKAPTILLADDEEANRDIIIHILSTAEDEYNFVTASDGKEMVEVALKENPDLIISDWEMPRMNGLEAMQELKKHEATENTPVIMCTGVMITPQNLKQALQAGAVDYIRKPIESIELLARIQSMLKLSASFRQIKAQKEELEKLNILKNRLLSVISHDVRSPINSLKGLISLFKNKLLSEEEMIKLTSKLSLQVDTISDFLENLLNWAKNQLTKADLERKKFHIQSSINSTVQLVTPLVKSKEITLKAALDGKDVVFADEEMLKIVLRNLLSNAIKFCQKGDNIHVFTSTTEEGVKVSIKDSGIGISNANLQKLFGAEHLSTKGTKDEIGTGLGLLLCKQIIESHGGTIGVESEEGKGSEFWFVLPPNS from the coding sequence ATGGGGACATCAAAAGCACCAACTATATTGCTTGCCGACGATGAAGAGGCAAACCGGGACATAATAATCCATATTCTGAGCACCGCAGAGGATGAGTACAATTTTGTAACCGCATCTGACGGAAAAGAGATGGTGGAAGTGGCGCTGAAAGAAAACCCAGACCTGATCATAAGTGACTGGGAAATGCCTAGAATGAACGGCCTTGAGGCCATGCAGGAACTCAAAAAGCACGAAGCAACTGAAAATACGCCCGTCATCATGTGCACTGGGGTAATGATTACCCCGCAAAACCTAAAGCAAGCCCTACAAGCAGGTGCTGTAGATTATATCCGCAAACCCATAGAATCGATCGAACTGCTGGCCAGAATCCAATCTATGCTCAAATTGTCAGCTTCTTTTAGGCAAATAAAAGCCCAAAAGGAAGAGCTTGAAAAACTAAACATCCTCAAAAACAGACTGCTTTCGGTGATCTCACACGATGTACGAAGTCCTATAAATTCTCTCAAAGGACTGATCAGCCTTTTCAAAAACAAATTGCTCTCGGAAGAGGAAATGATCAAACTGACCTCCAAGCTGAGTTTGCAAGTAGATACTATCAGTGATTTTTTAGAAAACTTACTCAACTGGGCAAAAAACCAACTTACCAAAGCCGATCTTGAACGTAAAAAATTTCATATCCAGTCATCCATCAACTCAACAGTTCAATTAGTTACCCCTTTGGTTAAGTCCAAGGAAATCACCTTGAAAGCTGCACTAGATGGAAAAGATGTAGTTTTCGCCGACGAGGAAATGCTTAAAATAGTGCTGAGAAACCTTCTTTCCAACGCCATCAAATTTTGCCAAAAAGGAGACAATATTCATGTATTTACCTCTACTACCGAAGAGGGGGTAAAAGTTTCCATCAAAGACTCTGGAATTGGTATTAGCAATGCCAACTTACAAAAGTTATTTGGAGCGGAACACCTCAGCACCAAGGGCACAAAAGATGAAATAGGAACAGGTTTAGGCCTGTTGCTTTGCAAACAAATTATAGAAAGCCATGGAGGCACTATAGGGGTAGAAAGCGAGGAAGGCAAGGGAAGTGAGTTTTGGTTTGTCTTACCTCCTAATTCTTAA
- a CDS encoding VF530 family protein, with protein sequence MNSKDPLHGVTLEDMLEFLVTMYGWEELGEIINIRCFNFDPSIKSSLKFLRRTPWARAKVEELYLESFNK encoded by the coding sequence ATGAACTCAAAAGACCCTTTGCACGGAGTTACACTGGAAGATATGTTAGAGTTTTTGGTAACTATGTACGGCTGGGAAGAGCTGGGCGAAATTATAAATATCAGATGCTTCAATTTTGACCCTTCTATAAAGTCTAGCCTTAAGTTTTTGAGACGTACACCTTGGGCTAGGGCAAAAGTAGAAGAGCTATACCTAGAATCTTTTAACAAATAA
- a CDS encoding SIMPL domain-containing protein: MKTLFALALVLLPTLLFGQISEENTKINPYIEVTGTAEQKVVPDQIYISINLKEREEGKVKITIEKQENDLKKALGEINVPLEDLSLSDANAEFVKIKWKKKDVIASNNYLLKVGDAVTVGKVFEKLDELKIEDAYIAKVHHSKMDSLNKEVKILAIKAAKNKAEYLLEAIGENLGKPQIIRETSGGINYQANMMLQEQIVQYSGSAQRYRSDDKLDNDIEFQKIVLKSSVYIKFGIL, from the coding sequence ATGAAAACACTTTTTGCCTTAGCCCTTGTCTTGCTCCCAACCCTTCTTTTTGGGCAAATTTCAGAAGAAAATACCAAAATAAATCCTTACATAGAAGTTACAGGGACTGCCGAACAAAAGGTTGTTCCCGACCAAATTTATATCTCCATCAACTTAAAAGAACGAGAGGAAGGGAAAGTTAAAATTACTATTGAAAAACAGGAAAATGATTTAAAAAAGGCTTTGGGAGAAATAAATGTACCCTTGGAAGATCTTTCTCTTTCTGATGCAAATGCAGAATTTGTAAAAATCAAATGGAAAAAGAAAGATGTAATCGCTTCTAATAATTACTTGCTCAAAGTGGGTGATGCGGTTACTGTAGGTAAGGTTTTCGAAAAGCTGGATGAACTCAAAATAGAAGACGCTTATATAGCAAAAGTCCACCATTCTAAAATGGATAGCCTCAACAAAGAAGTGAAAATACTTGCGATAAAAGCGGCAAAAAACAAGGCTGAATATTTGCTAGAAGCCATAGGCGAAAACCTAGGAAAGCCACAAATAATTAGGGAAACTAGTGGGGGCATCAATTATCAAGCGAACATGATGCTGCAAGAACAAATTGTACAATACAGTGGTAGTGCTCAAAGGTATCGGTCTGATGATAAACTCGATAACGACATCGAATTCCAAAAGATCGTTTTAAAATCTTCTGTTTATATAAAATTTGGCATACTCTAA